In one window of Laspinema palackyanum D2c DNA:
- a CDS encoding GNAT family N-acetyltransferase, protein MQHQRKFGPLSNEKEVENLGLMLCHSFNFTGWELFRDRLGIKNYRAIWQDNQIIGGLGLYPMAQWWGGNPVTMVGIAAVGVSPEHRGTGVAEELLRHTLQEIYNNQIPLSVLYPATQVLYRKVGYEQAGSLCKWQLPIHSIRMRDRTLGMHPVEPILSETIAALYQQQAVACNGNLVRHPGIWENIFKPIPEETLYADLIGEPDDWQGYIIYSQRREGNSQTLAIADWVALTPAAIRRLWTFIADFRSQFAHVIWRSSPIDPFLLTLPEQTAQITELSHWMLRIVDVPLSLQQRGYPLGIEAELHLEIQDNILSENNRKFILTVSNGRGEVTPGGRGDLILDVRGLAPLYTGFFTPHQLHLSGHLQGNPAALSVATQLFSGPHPWMADMF, encoded by the coding sequence ATGCAACATCAGCGTAAATTTGGCCCCCTTTCCAATGAGAAAGAGGTAGAAAACCTCGGATTAATGCTTTGCCATAGCTTTAATTTTACGGGGTGGGAACTGTTTCGCGATCGCCTTGGTATCAAAAACTACCGAGCAATTTGGCAAGACAACCAAATTATCGGGGGATTAGGACTCTATCCGATGGCACAATGGTGGGGTGGTAATCCCGTGACAATGGTGGGAATTGCGGCAGTGGGAGTGTCTCCTGAACATCGCGGGACTGGGGTGGCAGAGGAACTGCTCAGACATACCCTTCAAGAGATTTATAATAATCAGATTCCCTTGTCAGTTCTCTATCCAGCGACGCAGGTTCTTTATCGAAAAGTAGGGTATGAACAGGCGGGAAGTCTGTGTAAGTGGCAACTCCCCATCCATAGCATTCGGATGCGCGATCGCACCCTGGGAATGCACCCCGTGGAACCGATATTATCCGAGACGATCGCCGCACTGTATCAGCAACAGGCAGTTGCCTGTAATGGCAATCTGGTTCGCCACCCCGGAATCTGGGAAAACATCTTTAAACCCATCCCCGAAGAAACCCTCTATGCAGATTTAATCGGCGAACCCGATGACTGGCAAGGGTATATTATCTATAGTCAACGGCGAGAAGGAAACTCCCAAACCCTGGCGATCGCCGATTGGGTTGCCTTAACCCCTGCTGCCATCCGTCGCCTCTGGACCTTCATCGCCGATTTTCGCTCACAATTTGCTCATGTAATTTGGCGGAGTTCTCCAATTGACCCATTTTTGTTAACTCTCCCGGAACAAACCGCACAAATTACGGAGTTATCTCACTGGATGTTACGCATCGTCGATGTCCCTTTATCCCTGCAACAACGGGGTTATCCCCTTGGCATTGAGGCAGAATTACACTTAGAAATACAGGATAATATCTTGTCTGAAAATAATAGGAAATTCATCCTCACCGTATCCAATGGCAGAGGAGAAGTAACTCCCGGAGGACGTGGGGACTTAATCTTAGATGTACGGGGATTAGCGCCTCTTTATACAGGCTTTTTCACTCCCCATCAACTCCATTTAAGCGGTCATCTTCAAGGGAATCCAGCCGCTTTATCTGTTGCCACCCAACTCTTTTCGGGACCGCATCCTTGGATGGCGGATATGTTTTAA
- a CDS encoding REP-associated tyrosine transposase: MPRRQLVFQTGHYYHIYNRGNNRQLIFFERDNYIHFLRQIKKYLIENNTADIIAYCLMPNHYHLLIYLKNNNFSQVMQAFTLSYTKAINKRYQKVGSLFQGPFQAIHVHQDEYLLHLTQYIHLNPVKANLVEKPEDWEFSSYPEYLELRQGTIPQWNKLRSQFQSVENYRYFVENSPDNPSIQHLTFDE, encoded by the coding sequence ATGCCACGTCGCCAACTTGTCTTTCAAACAGGTCATTACTACCATATTTATAACCGAGGTAATAATCGCCAACTTATTTTTTTTGAAAGAGATAACTACATTCATTTTTTACGCCAAATCAAAAAATATTTAATCGAAAACAATACGGCAGACATCATCGCTTATTGTCTGATGCCGAATCACTATCATTTATTAATTTACCTAAAAAATAATAACTTTTCCCAAGTCATGCAAGCATTTACCCTGTCTTACACCAAAGCTATCAATAAGCGCTATCAAAAAGTAGGCTCCTTATTTCAGGGGCCTTTCCAGGCGATTCATGTCCATCAAGATGAATATTTGCTTCATCTCACTCAATATATTCATTTAAACCCAGTCAAGGCTAACCTTGTTGAAAAACCAGAGGATTGGGAGTTCTCCAGCTATCCAGAATATCTGGAACTGCGCCAAGGGACTATACCGCAATGGAATAAACTGCGATCGCAATTTCAATCCGTTGAGAATTATCGTTATTTTGTAGAAAATTCACCCGACAATCCATCAATTCAACATTTAACATTTGACGAATAA
- a CDS encoding GAF domain-containing sensor histidine kinase produces MLNSFFLLPRVIPTVSLSNPLEHNKIEDPQKRSALLRKVIDQIWQSLELKTILQTAVDEIATMLNLDACSFLWYFERTERVQVVCKRTRNHEFAALEGTKPLAEVGYHPLEILGTSASAIAQGQMVISCGPLNESRTFGAMTRLISNCPVARPPQNLSQGDKNHPPVSAPGTLDALANLLVPVKGQEGWIGFIACLSQNSRTWSTAEVEFVQLLAQQLEIAIRQAQLYDRVQKQAQRERLVNQIVNQTRQSFDLETILTQAIAQLLEALEVDRCLIHLVEDREEGVTGDRHREDCFWNAANDVAFRREHLFEVCRPPFPSSIDDFDTHGPITQWTIAHREEVIISDVSEDPRIGKQNEEYDKAEIKSSMVMPVQANGRLHAILYINQCSRVRQWSKHDRELARAVADQLAISIQQACLYAQKSATMERESLLRLIGEHIRRTLDINTILQTSAREVRQLLGADRVAIYQFSKETAGQIVVEESTSQLCLREAVKEHDCFYQECADQLQSAQQPLVRAVEDVYKTHCNDEHLACWQHLQVRASLSVPISRGNKVWGLLIVHECHKSRGWRTSEIELLQQLADQLAIAIHQAELYDRACANAIAAETKAAELQQALRQLQETQAQLIQSEKMSSLGQLVAGVAHEINNPVNFIYGNLSHVDGYAQDMLKLIEAYQKRYPDSGPEIEEIAEEIDLKFLREDMPKVLNSMKIGADRIREIVLSLRNFSRLDQAEMKFANLHEGIDNTLLILQNRLRAKAGHLGIELVKDYGKLPLVECYPGQLNQVLMNILTNGIDALESYNESRSLEEIRQNPSRITIRTQWVKKQGHNDRVIIAIGDNGPGIPHHIKARLFDPFFTTKAVGKGTGLGLSISYQIIEKHKGAIACISEPGEGAEFVIEIPVRQSENAIVAKPQLMAVGS; encoded by the coding sequence ATGTTAAATAGTTTTTTTTTGCTTCCCCGCGTTATCCCTACTGTCTCTCTGAGTAATCCGTTGGAACACAATAAGATAGAAGACCCCCAAAAGCGCAGCGCCTTGTTGCGAAAAGTCATCGACCAAATCTGGCAATCTCTGGAACTCAAAACGATCCTCCAGACAGCGGTGGATGAGATTGCCACAATGCTCAACTTAGATGCCTGTAGTTTCTTGTGGTATTTTGAGCGCACGGAACGGGTGCAAGTGGTCTGCAAACGGACCCGGAATCACGAATTTGCAGCATTAGAGGGAACGAAACCCCTCGCGGAGGTGGGATATCATCCCTTAGAGATTTTAGGCACCTCCGCCAGTGCGATCGCCCAAGGACAGATGGTGATCAGTTGTGGTCCCCTGAACGAGTCCCGGACCTTTGGTGCGATGACGCGCCTGATCTCTAATTGTCCCGTAGCGCGTCCCCCCCAGAACTTGAGCCAGGGTGACAAAAATCATCCGCCAGTTTCTGCACCGGGGACACTGGATGCCCTGGCCAATTTATTGGTTCCCGTGAAAGGACAGGAGGGATGGATCGGCTTTATCGCCTGTCTCTCACAGAATTCTCGCACTTGGTCCACTGCCGAGGTGGAATTTGTCCAACTGCTCGCCCAACAACTGGAAATTGCCATTCGGCAAGCACAATTGTACGATCGCGTTCAAAAACAAGCACAAAGAGAGAGATTGGTCAATCAAATTGTTAACCAAACCCGTCAGAGTTTCGACCTGGAAACGATTTTAACCCAGGCGATCGCCCAACTGTTAGAAGCCTTAGAAGTCGATCGCTGCTTGATCCACCTCGTCGAAGATCGGGAAGAAGGGGTCACCGGCGATCGGCATCGTGAGGACTGTTTCTGGAATGCGGCTAACGATGTAGCTTTCCGCAGAGAGCATCTCTTTGAAGTCTGTCGCCCCCCCTTCCCCTCCTCCATCGATGACTTTGATACCCACGGACCCATCACCCAATGGACGATCGCCCATCGCGAAGAAGTGATCATCTCCGATGTCAGCGAAGACCCCCGGATCGGCAAGCAAAATGAAGAATATGACAAAGCCGAGATCAAATCCTCGATGGTTATGCCAGTACAAGCCAATGGCAGACTCCATGCGATTCTTTATATTAATCAATGTTCCCGAGTCCGCCAGTGGTCCAAACATGACCGGGAACTCGCCCGCGCCGTCGCGGATCAACTGGCGATTTCCATCCAACAAGCCTGCTTATATGCCCAAAAAAGTGCCACTATGGAGCGAGAATCGCTCTTGCGCTTGATTGGGGAACATATCCGTCGCACGTTAGATATCAATACCATCTTGCAAACCAGTGCGCGGGAAGTGCGGCAATTATTGGGAGCCGATCGCGTTGCTATCTATCAGTTTAGCAAAGAAACCGCAGGCCAAATCGTTGTCGAAGAAAGTACCTCCCAACTCTGTCTGCGCGAAGCCGTCAAAGAACATGATTGCTTTTACCAGGAATGTGCCGACCAATTGCAATCGGCACAACAGCCTTTAGTTCGAGCGGTGGAAGATGTGTATAAAACCCACTGCAATGACGAACATCTCGCCTGTTGGCAACATTTACAAGTCCGGGCGAGTCTGAGCGTTCCCATCTCGCGCGGGAACAAGGTGTGGGGACTGCTGATTGTCCATGAATGCCATAAATCCAGAGGATGGCGGACTTCGGAAATAGAACTGTTGCAGCAACTCGCCGATCAGTTGGCGATCGCCATCCATCAAGCGGAATTATACGATCGCGCCTGTGCCAATGCGATCGCTGCCGAAACCAAAGCAGCAGAATTACAACAAGCCTTACGGCAACTCCAGGAAACCCAAGCACAACTGATTCAAAGCGAAAAAATGTCTAGTTTGGGTCAATTAGTCGCCGGAGTCGCCCACGAAATCAACAATCCGGTTAACTTTATCTATGGGAACTTATCTCATGTGGATGGATATGCCCAAGATATGCTGAAATTGATAGAAGCCTATCAGAAACGGTATCCTGACTCGGGCCCAGAAATCGAAGAAATCGCTGAAGAAATTGACCTCAAGTTTCTGCGCGAAGATATGCCAAAAGTCCTCAATTCTATGAAAATCGGGGCCGATCGCATCCGAGAAATTGTCTTATCCTTGCGGAATTTCTCCCGCCTAGACCAAGCCGAAATGAAATTTGCCAACCTGCATGAAGGGATTGATAACACCTTGCTGATTCTCCAAAACCGCTTGCGAGCCAAAGCCGGTCATTTGGGCATAGAATTGGTCAAAGACTATGGGAAACTGCCCTTAGTAGAGTGCTATCCTGGACAACTCAATCAGGTGTTGATGAATATTCTCACGAATGGCATTGATGCCTTAGAAAGTTATAATGAAAGCCGATCCCTTGAAGAAATTCGCCAAAACCCCAGCCGGATTACCATTCGCACCCAATGGGTGAAGAAACAGGGACATAATGACCGGGTTATCATTGCGATCGGCGATAACGGACCGGGAATTCCCCATCACATCAAAGCGCGATTATTTGACCCATTTTTTACCACAAAAGCAGTGGGTAAAGGCACGGGATTAGGACTTTCGATTAGTTATCAAATCATCGAAAAACATAAAGGGGCGATCGCCTGTATTTCTGAACCGGGAGAGGGAGCAGAATTTGTCATTGAAATTCCCGTCCGTCAATCCGAGAATGCGATCGTTGCTAAACCCCAACTCATGGCAGTGGGTTCGTAA
- a CDS encoding glycosyltransferase family 4 protein, with the protein MRIAQVSPLAERVPPPGYGGIELVVSHITDELVRRGHEVTLFASGDSHTLAKLESVVPRALRLDPTVKEPAVYDMLQLNRIYEMASQFDIIHFHNGYSALPLAELMKTSVVHTLHGNFSADSRKLYQKYGNQGYISITNAQREGGPELNYLDTVYNGIDIEAYPFFPKPQDPPYLAFLGRISPEKGIHHAIAIAKATGWHLKIAGKVDPVDQKFYENEIKPQIDGTQIEYLGETNHQQKVEVIGNAVATLFPITWREPFGLVMIESMCTGTPLIAMNLGSVPEVIDHGKTGIVCNSIEEMIAAIPAAMKLDRQACRDRVVSQFSIAKMVDGYEAAFRLALSKTFHQNGHIKDKLTVIA; encoded by the coding sequence ATGCGAATTGCTCAAGTTTCACCGTTAGCAGAACGAGTTCCCCCACCGGGTTATGGGGGTATCGAATTAGTGGTTAGCCACATAACCGATGAATTAGTCCGTCGGGGTCATGAGGTTACCTTATTTGCCTCGGGAGATTCCCACACTTTAGCCAAATTGGAATCCGTGGTTCCCCGTGCTTTACGTCTGGACCCCACGGTGAAAGAGCCTGCGGTGTATGATATGCTGCAACTCAACCGCATTTATGAAATGGCTTCCCAGTTTGATATTATCCACTTTCACAATGGATACTCCGCATTGCCTTTGGCGGAACTGATGAAAACCTCAGTGGTGCATACCCTGCATGGGAACTTTAGTGCCGACAGCCGCAAATTGTATCAAAAGTATGGCAACCAGGGTTATATCAGCATCACCAACGCTCAACGAGAAGGTGGACCCGAACTGAATTATCTGGATACAGTTTATAATGGCATTGATATCGAAGCCTATCCGTTCTTTCCCAAGCCCCAGGACCCTCCCTATTTGGCATTTTTAGGCAGAATTTCCCCTGAGAAAGGGATTCATCATGCGATCGCGATCGCCAAAGCAACCGGCTGGCATTTGAAAATTGCTGGTAAAGTCGATCCCGTAGACCAAAAATTCTACGAAAATGAAATTAAACCCCAAATCGATGGTACCCAAATTGAATATTTAGGCGAAACCAACCACCAACAAAAGGTAGAGGTAATCGGAAATGCCGTAGCAACCTTGTTCCCAATTACCTGGAGAGAACCCTTCGGCTTGGTGATGATTGAATCGATGTGTACAGGAACCCCACTCATTGCCATGAATCTGGGTTCCGTTCCCGAAGTGATTGATCACGGTAAAACCGGCATTGTCTGCAACAGCATCGAAGAAATGATTGCTGCAATTCCTGCCGCTATGAAGCTTGATCGCCAAGCTTGTCGCGATCGCGTCGTTAGCCAATTTAGCATTGCCAAAATGGTGGATGGATACGAAGCTGCCTTCCGTCTTGCACTCTCGAAAACCTTTCACCAAAATGGTCATATCAAGGATAAATTGACAGTCATTGCCTAA
- a CDS encoding tetratricopeptide repeat protein has protein sequence MGGKRNRVSNRLSGETRRVLKATRFLGVAGWGTIVLGWCGGWVARGFTEPTPPNQDSWRQNDVELAVRDGKIYGRGSTPYYSPPSLSPPEPPTLKLMRYLMNEYLDVWLEILEAKKRGLSGKQIHPIFQKYQDQLDLDFAETVSQWFHSQLDSDEIEKNKDLAGILHDFAIDIQHFPLGSQVNNLEIAIVSYQAVLEFYTRPVYPEYWARTQMNLANTYYKRIKGERSENLEQAIYGYEAALEVLTLRAYPEYWATTQNNLANTYKNRIKGERAENLERAISCYRAALEVRTRSAYPEQWAMTQNNLANAYHDRIKGERAENLERAISYYRAALEVRTRSAYPEQWAMTQNNLANAYHDRIKGERAENLEQAIAGYEAALEVHTRNVYPEQWAMTQMNLAVAYKKRIRGEHAENLERAIFYYEAALEVKTRRAYPED, from the coding sequence GTGGGTGGGAAAAGAAACCGGGTTTCTAACCGTCTCTCTGGGGAAACCCGAAGAGTTCTCAAAGCAACCCGGTTTCTTGGAGTCGCGGGGTGGGGTACAATCGTGTTGGGGTGGTGTGGCGGTTGGGTGGCGCGAGGCTTCACCGAACCGACACCACCGAACCAAGACTCATGGAGGCAAAACGATGTCGAGTTGGCGGTCAGAGATGGTAAAATCTATGGCAGAGGCTCAACACCCTATTATTCCCCTCCCAGCCTCAGCCCCCCAGAACCTCCAACCCTCAAGTTAATGCGATATCTCATGAATGAATATTTAGACGTTTGGTTAGAAATCCTCGAAGCTAAAAAAAGAGGATTAAGCGGGAAACAAATTCATCCCATTTTCCAAAAATACCAAGACCAACTCGATCTCGATTTTGCCGAAACCGTTAGCCAATGGTTTCACTCCCAACTCGACTCCGATGAGATTGAGAAAAATAAAGACCTAGCGGGAATACTTCATGATTTTGCCATTGATATTCAGCACTTCCCATTAGGTAGTCAAGTCAATAATCTGGAAATTGCCATTGTTTCCTACCAAGCAGTCTTAGAATTTTATACACGCCCTGTTTATCCCGAATATTGGGCAAGGACGCAAATGAACTTGGCAAATACCTACTATAAACGCATCAAAGGAGAGCGATCAGAAAACCTGGAGCAGGCGATTTATGGCTATGAAGCCGCCCTGGAAGTTTTAACCCTCCGTGCTTATCCCGAATATTGGGCAACAACGCAAAATAACTTGGCAAATACCTACAAGAACCGGATCAAAGGAGAGCGAGCCGAGAACCTGGAGCGGGCGATTTCCTGCTACCGTGCGGCCTTAGAAGTGAGGACCCGCAGTGCCTATCCCGAACAATGGGCAATGACACAAAATAACTTGGCAAATGCGTACCATGACCGCATTAAAGGAGAGCGAGCCGAGAACCTGGAGCGGGCGATTTCTTACTACCGTGCGGCCTTAGAAGTGAGGACCCGCAGTGCCTATCCCGAACAATGGGCAATGACACAAAATAACTTGGCAAATGCGTACCATGACCGCATTAAAGGAGAGCGAGCCGAAAACTTGGAGCAGGCGATCGCTGGCTATGAAGCCGCCTTGGAAGTACACACTCGCAATGTCTATCCCGAACAATGGGCAATGACGCAAATGAACTTGGCAGTTGCCTACAAGAAGCGCATCCGGGGAGAACACGCCGAGAACCTGGAGCGGGCGATTTTCTACTATGAAGCCGCTTTGGAAGTAAAAACCCGCCGTGCTTATCCCGAAGATTAA
- a CDS encoding CHAT domain-containing protein produces MQVQLPDFRQLLTPETALIEWYLPQDPDLGAWAFTVTLDPDGPQIRAYSYSADERHRLDEFNQTYFADYRQPSWYKALDRRLEDLAEHLHLSSLIAALPQTCQRLILIPHLYLHLFPLHALSVELNAPATPLLERFSQGVSYAPSCQILDYIHHRPQPATPPQFFAVQNPTQDLSYAQMEVEFIRPYFDPNCYILTQQAATKSALNRRETLEKLRQSHFIHFACHGGFDSENPLNSAVILAGDTPLESAPTEEKRQTLTLRDGRRFDTAQQGLTLGEIYRNLEIPACRLVMLSACETGLMGSLLTDEYIGLASGFLYAGTPAVVSSLWCVDDFATACLAIRFYYELRQDERVVMALHRSQNWLRRVSVEGFLEWCGQGLQMTEEECEMIDLKLMDYDERCPFGDRRYWSAFVAIGL; encoded by the coding sequence GTGCAAGTCCAACTGCCGGACTTTCGCCAACTCCTCACCCCGGAAACCGCTCTCATCGAATGGTATCTGCCCCAAGACCCGGACCTGGGAGCCTGGGCCTTCACCGTCACCCTAGACCCAGACGGCCCCCAGATCCGCGCCTACAGCTACAGCGCCGACGAACGCCACCGCCTCGACGAATTCAACCAAACCTACTTCGCCGACTACCGCCAACCCAGTTGGTACAAGGCCCTAGACCGTCGCCTGGAGGACCTCGCCGAACATCTCCACCTGTCCAGTCTGATCGCCGCCCTCCCCCAGACCTGTCAACGGCTGATTCTGATTCCCCATCTCTACCTGCACCTGTTCCCCCTCCACGCCTTATCCGTTGAACTCAACGCCCCCGCCACCCCGTTACTGGAGCGCTTTAGCCAAGGGGTCAGCTACGCCCCCAGTTGCCAAATTCTCGACTACATCCACCACCGCCCCCAACCCGCCACCCCACCCCAATTCTTCGCGGTGCAGAACCCCACCCAAGACCTCAGCTATGCCCAAATGGAGGTGGAGTTCATCCGCCCCTACTTCGACCCCAACTGCTATATCCTCACCCAGCAAGCGGCGACGAAATCCGCCCTCAATCGCCGGGAAACTCTGGAGAAACTGCGCCAGAGCCATTTTATTCATTTTGCCTGTCACGGGGGATTTGATAGCGAAAATCCCCTCAATTCCGCTGTGATTTTGGCAGGGGATACACCCCTCGAATCTGCTCCCACGGAGGAAAAACGCCAGACCCTCACCCTCCGGGATGGTCGCCGCTTCGACACGGCACAGCAAGGCTTAACCCTGGGGGAAATTTATCGCAATCTGGAAATTCCCGCCTGTCGTCTGGTGATGCTTTCGGCTTGTGAGACGGGACTAATGGGGAGTTTATTGACGGATGAATATATTGGGTTAGCCAGTGGGTTTTTGTATGCGGGAACTCCGGCTGTGGTGAGTAGTTTATGGTGTGTGGATGATTTTGCCACGGCTTGTTTGGCGATTCGTTTCTATTATGAATTGCGCCAAGATGAGCGGGTGGTGATGGCGTTACATCGATCGCAAAATTGGCTCAGACGGGTTTCGGTGGAGGGGTTTTTAGAGTGGTGTGGTCAGGGTTTGCAGATGACGGAGGAGGAGTGTGAGATGATTGATTTGAAGTTAATGGATTATGATGAGCGTTGTCCATTTGGCGATCGGCGTTATTGGTCCGCTTTTGTGGCGATCGGTTTGTAG
- a CDS encoding type II toxin-antitoxin system VapC family toxin — protein sequence MSKTDLVFLDAGIFIGALLNQDPRHSEARPIVEAARCGTLLACTSVGVLSEVYAALTWTGSQPPHPPKIASEAVRLLVEKPSQILVLETNFQASVKMLEIADSQNLTARRIHDARHAATALVAGVYKVYTYDPQDWRLFQPYGIRIVGPDSVCLGNESLPI from the coding sequence ATGAGTAAAACCGATTTAGTCTTTTTAGATGCGGGAATTTTTATTGGGGCTTTGCTAAATCAAGATCCGCGTCATTCCGAAGCTCGTCCTATCGTTGAAGCTGCTCGATGCGGAACCCTGCTTGCTTGTACTTCCGTGGGAGTATTAAGTGAAGTTTATGCAGCTTTAACTTGGACTGGCTCTCAACCTCCTCACCCCCCCAAAATCGCCAGTGAAGCAGTTCGTCTTTTGGTGGAGAAACCTTCTCAAATTCTAGTTTTAGAAACCAACTTTCAAGCCAGCGTGAAAATGCTAGAAATTGCCGATTCTCAAAATCTTACAGCCCGTCGAATTCACGATGCCAGACACGCTGCTACTGCTTTAGTTGCGGGGGTATATAAAGTCTATACATACGATCCTCAAGATTGGCGGTTATTTCAGCCCTATGGAATTAGAATTGTTGGTCCTGACTCTGTTTGTTTGGGGAACGAGTCATTGCCCATTTAA